The sequence GACAGAAAATATGGGATTCGACTTACATCTCTATAAGGAAAATCGTCAACTTCGAGCATGTGTATCACATGCCCCATCTTTGGCCTCTTCTGTGCATCAGGATCCACGCATCGCAGTGCTACCAACAAAGCTTTCTTCAGGGCCCTTGAAGAAGGTTTCTCAGGCAACTTGGGATCCAACACGCCTTCGGAGTTCCGGTTGGTGACCATTGTTTTGATCCATTCAACTAGGTTTACCTGAATTACTTGGAGTTTAGTTCACATATACCAGTCATGCTCGATAAATCGATAAACTAACCTCTCCCGGCGGCCTGTTGTAATCTACCGGACTTCGGCCAGAAATAATCTCCATTATAAGAATTCCAAAACTATAAACATCACTCCTCTCATTCAACATGCCAGTACTGGCATATTCAGGAGCTACATAtctgaagaaaagaaaatatcgaCAACTCAGTCAATAGAAAGGCATCCTTTAGCTAGAACCCTGCACGAATGAATGTAAAACCAACCCAAATGTTCCCATGACACGTGTTGTGACATAGCTCCTCTCTGATCCCAGGAGCTTGGCCAGCCCAAAATCTGAAACTTTAGGATTCCACTGCTTATCAAGCAAAATGTTGCTTGATTTAATGTCCCGGTGAACTACCTTTGGTTCTAGTCCCTCATGCAAGTACATTATCCTGCATGAACATCTGGTCTCAAGATATGCTCCCTGAGGAGTCCAAACAATTTAACTATGATTAAACAACACTTAAACTAGCATCATATTGGCCCTCAAAGTGTACCCTTTTGCCATTCCAAGCACAATGTTCATGCGAATTTCCCATGTGAGAGGGCTGCTTGGTCTGACATCCCCATGAAGCCATTGTTCCAAGTTCCCATTGTCAACGTACTCATAGACAAGCATCCTAAGAGGCAAAACATTTGGCTGAATAACTAAATGAATGTtgtatcttgcattgtgatgaacTAAGAAGAATATGGGCAGAAAAATATGTAATACCTATGAGCACCTTCTGCACAATAACCCAGTAGCCTCACTAAATTCTTGTGGCGAACACGGCCGATTGCTTCGACTTCCACCTTGAACTCCCTCTCAGCTTGACCCCTGTGCACAATGGCACATCATATCAATGAACATATCAAAGCAACCAAGGATTAATTCCCACATACAATCATATGAACATTTCAGAGTAATGGGGAATCCAGACCAAGCCAAAAATTTGATTCTAGCAAAGTGAAAGGAGAAGAGATTAGTAGAAAGAAAAGGTGGCGTTTTGCAGATTGCTACCGGTTGTTGAGTAAGTTCTTCACTGCAACCTGAGTGTTGTCCTCCAAAGTACCATGGTAGACGATACCATACCCGCCTTCTCCGATCACTTTCTCGTCGGCAAACATGTTGGTTGCCACCTCGAGCTCCCGGAGGGTGTACCAGTGCCCCCAACCCAAGTGCGACACCTCAGGGGCCGCGATGGAGACCTGCTCCACAGACCGGCTCTCGCCGCTGGCGTGGGACGATCCGCCGACGCCGACAGCTGGGCGCTCCGGATAGGTGATCCGGTGGTCCTTCCCGATCTCAATGTGGATTCTCTGCTGCGCCGCTggcccctcctcctccgccggcaCAAGCAGGGCCTGCCGCTCcaccgacgcccgcgggggctcgGTATCGGGGAGCGGCGGTTTCTGGAGCGCCTGGCCCAGCAGCTTCGCGTCCGGCAGCCGGGACGGGTCGACGTGGATCTCCTGGATTTCCTTGGACATATTGGGGATGGCGGCCGGCGCGGTGCTGCGCCTGGAGGCGAGCCACAGGgagatgaggaagaggaggagcacGAAGGCGGCGCCGACGCCGATGCCGATAATGACCCACATGTGGAGGCCGAAGATGACGGTGCGCTTCGACAGCTCGTCGTTGAGGAACGGCGAGCTGTAGCCCGCCATCGCTTCGCTTCTCCTCCGAAGCAGGGGATGGCGATAAAAATGAGGCCTTTGCTGAAAGAAGCAAGTAGCAAATGACAGCAGGATAGGAGGATAAATACAATTAGAGATGCAATAAAAATGTGATCTTTAAGAGAAACAATGTAAGATAAGTTAATCTAGCTAGTGGATTGTTGGAAAAGATGCTCTTTTGACGAGATTAAAGAAGCCTGATGGATTGGAATCAATAAAGAGCAGAAAAGAGAGGCATTTGGACGACACACGGGACGAAGATGATGAGGGAAGACTCCACTGAAGCAAGGCAGGAGAACAGAGAGCAGTGTCTGCTGCTGATAACAGAGACAAAGAAGAAATCACAGTGAGCTATTAAATTAGTGAAGATTTGAGGGGATCTTGAGCTGGAGAGTACTATAAGAGACAGATTTGCACGTTTTGTGCTGATCATAGTGTGCAATGTTGATTTCTTTGTGGGCGTCCAAAGCACCGCTCACTGTAAATACACCAAAGATGGGCACTAACAACCAAAGCGGCTGAACACAGAGTGGAAATACGAGAGAGCGTATGAGCAGCAATGGCAATGGAGGAAGGAAAAAAGATGACCAGGTTGCAGCTGTCATGTGGGACACACTAAATAATTGAAATCCTCCAAGATGACAGTTTTCTCGTATGATATACTGCCTACTATTAGCTCATCATCCTCATTCTTAGTCTAGGGTAGCCTCATTGCTATCATACAAAAAACAAGATTTGTCTGATGGATTCTTAATTGCTGTGGAAGGATGTCATCGTCACCAAGTGTTTCTTCAATAAACCTACCTCACTTTGTCAACTTTGCAGACTGGGGTGGTGTTCTAGGTGGTGACATTCGACAATGATGACCATGGAAGTTTTGCTCCCCAAGGTCCTGGCCATGGCTGCTCGATCATAGGTTGATGACAATTGTTTATGAGGAAATGTTATAGCTAGATGTGGGATGGGTCTTGATTTCAGACAATTCTGAATAGCCACTTAGCTTTAGGTATCAATGATATTGGTGTTTTGCCATCATTTGTTCTCCTAAAGGACCAAAAAAAGCTGCCATATTTCTCTTACCTCTGGGGTGGGGATTGTTGGAAAGGAAGATTCCACGGATGATGCAGTAGCCTTGCAGTCAATACAGTATAGATTCGTCTGGCATTCAAGGAAAGCAAAATGAActaaaaagatgatatttttctttgtttaaTTCTACTTCTCGATCTGTGCGTGTCGTTGTTGCGCAGGGCAGGGCATGCTCTATCTATGAAGAAACTTTCTTTGTTTGATTCCACTAAAAATAGTGTGCAAGGAAAGTGTCACATATGGAGACTTTTGAGCAGggtgtaaataataataataaatttttttagttttattgGATAATATCTCATGCTTTTACATTTCATATTGAGAATTCTtactttttttttcattcaaatgACTTAAAAATGTTTTGTAATACTTTTGGTATTTAGGTTTATTCGATCGGAGCcataagttttttttaaaaaaattataataaaaatcaattaatttaaatattcatcaatattgattattaaatttatatttttatattttataaaatcaatACATCTAGGGATATCAGCTGATTTTAATGTAAGTTAATTTAGAAATTATTTCCATATAGTGAGATCAGGTTAGTTAGCTTCTGCTAATGGTTAAGATTAGAAGCATATAGAATTACAAAGAGTTTtagatattattaatatttatattaattcaataaaaaatttaaagcaTGTTAATATTAATTAGAATTTCAACTTCCAGTAATAGGTTTTTAAGTTTGGAAGGGATAAATAATTAGATTGCATATCTGTCCTTCCAAGTTTGAAAATATTATGTTTGCTCCTGTAAATTTTAACAAATCATATACccattcaaaaatcaattatcgatatataatataactttaaaaatatatcaaaaatcaattaTCTAAAATGACAATTTTAGAAGtgtaaatattatatattgatTGTCATTAAAAAAAGAAAGTAAGTGTAGTATtgtatataagaaatttaatcGACTAaagatttagataattatattatatatagttCTTTATAAAATATccactataatatttttaatacaatTACAGTGTTATTGTTTTATATTAACTTTAGATAGAGTTGCAATGtttcttatttataatatttttgaatagagttacaagatttttttattattaaacaaaaaacactataactctattgaaaaataatataactaaATACGTTTTTTATTATCATTCAGTCATAATAAATTACTATAAATATTATAagctttttaaaaatatttatacctAAACTTAAAACAAAATAGAAAACATTTGAatttttatcatgatttattttgaaacaTATCATGATGTTCGTAATTTTCATCCAAAATCatttaaattatgatattaataattttataatactcCCAAATATATATCACTATATATTTGTCAAATTTTCAATTAATTGAAACTGAGTTATAATCTTTTTTATTAGAGTCATAAaatttggatttgattataaaaacaCGGTAAGTCAATTCAAAAGTATtataattgataatattttttattatcatttataaaaaatataatattataaaaaaaatcaaaaattataTGAATAAATTTAATGTGACGTAAAAAAAAAGACTTGTCATCCTTCATTTTGAAATATGTCAAAAAAGATTCTTAATTTTCAattcaaaattacataaaaacccacaaataaaatattttataaaacctTAATGTATATAATAAGGTTAACAATTAATGAATATAATAAGGTTAATCAACtgtgttatagtgtttttgaatatgattatattatttttagttcaaaATCAAAATACATTATAATCCATTTAAAAACATTCCAATCGAACATTGAATCATTTTGATTGATTCGATTTAGATAGTTTCGACAATaaactcaaaataaaataaaagttgtTGATTGCCATTGAGatcatttttatttattacaAGTAGTAGAGACATTTTGGAAACGGGGGAAAAAATCGTCCAATATAATAATACCATTAACGGAGGATGCAACGGTTAATAGTCTTTGTTCATTGTCTTTATCCACGTGGTAGAGAATTACAGGTGCTTTAAGTTGTTGCTCTATTTGCATCCTAACATTGAATCCGAACCGGCCACGGGGAAACCCTAGTCGTCTTGTATTCTTTTGGCGCCAAACCTCGATCCTCTTCCCGCCAAATTAGTCGATTCTTTTCCTATCGCTTGTCgctcgatccgctgcaccatggagCAGAGCGAGCGAGAGAACATGGAGGAGCCCACCGTCTCCGGTCGCCGGGCTCGTAGCCGTGGCTCCGACTCCGCCGTCCGTTCTGCCGCCCTCGAGCGCCTCAAAGCCCTACGCAGCTCCGGTGGCCGACGTACTGATGCCGGTGGTCTCCAGATCAAGATGGAGGCTCCCATCTATGACACGGTCGCCGAGGAGGACTACGCCGCCCTCGTCGCGCGCCGTCGGGAGGAGGCCCGCGGCTTTATCGTCGACGACGACGGCCTCGGCTACACCGACGAGGGACAGGAGGAGGATTGGTCCAACCCCAACCTCCCCTACTTCTCCGGTGACGAGGAGGACCTGTTGGGCGGCGAGGAGCGGCCCAAGAAGCGGAAGGCGCCCAGGAAGGACCCTGCGCCTAAAAAGCCCCCGCCTTCCTCTCTCTCGGCGGCTGCGGCGATGATGGGCAAGCAACGCCTCTCTTCCATGTTCACATCCTCGGTCTTCAAGAAGAACGATCGGACGAAGGGATCCTCCTTGTCTTCTGACAGCATCGTGGATGATGTAATTGCCGAATTTGCACCCGACGAGACCGACCGGGAGGAGAGGAGGCGGCGGAGCTTGGCAAGCGGAATCCTTAACATGCCTCGAACTGCTATCTTGACACCACCGGTGGTCCAAATTAAGGCTGAGCTGCCGCAGCCTGTCGTCAATGATCGTGTAGTCGAATCTGGTAAGGCCAAGGATGAGGAGGTATTGGCTGAATCAGAGTCGGGGCTTCAAGAAGATGATTATATGGGACATGAAAATAATGTGGATATGGAAGCAAGAGAAGAGAAGGATTTGGATCACAGTGTTGAACCTGCTATTGATGGTGGTTTCAATGAGGTAAAATCTGATGCTAAGATGGAGGAGCCACAGAATGAAAAGAGGCTTTCTCTTAATGCAAAAATTAAAGTGGAAAATGATGCTTCTGTGATGAGTGCGACTGCTGGCTGGAGGGCTGTATGTGGGGAAGAGGCACATGCTGGGCCTGAAGCAGGGGTTAATGAGTCAAAGGTCAATGTTGACGCTGATGAGAAGTCTGAGTTTACCCTGGATACTGATGGATCTCTTCCTTTCTACATAATTGATGCGCATGAGGAGATGTTTGGTGGCAATTCTGGTACCCTGTACTTGTTTGGAAAGGTAAGTTACTCCATTCTACTCAGTTATAGTGATCTGTTAATGGTTTGTATTGAATtatcaaaagatatatattttgCGCATCGAAAACATTACTCACACTATTGAAATGAATCAATGTATTCAGTACCCCTTTCACTATGAAAATTCTTTATGTGACAATAACTAGTCTGGGTTTCTAGGGATTGACAGACACAACATGTGTGAAGATATTGCAATATAGTTATACCTATAAATTATGGATGACTAGCCATGCAATTTCTCAGAAAGATAGCATGGCACACACTCAATGTAAGGTCCCACAAGTGCTTTTTGCCCTAAGATGGTTCTCGTTGGTTGTAATCATTCTCATGTTTTAGTGTATGGAATCAATCGTTTGTGTTTGATACATACACATGATCTTGTCTCTTCTTTGCTTGTCTAATGGTTAGTGTTTGTAACCGAGATGCCTTTCTGACTGTGGAGGGTGTCAAGTATGAATTATTGTAGGATTTGATGTCAGGAAATGATAGCAATGCAAGAAGTTAGCAGTATATCAAAGAGGGTTTAAAATATGTCTCTGATTGTTCAAGCCTTCAAGGCATGTTCCCACACAGTCTTTTGGAGATAGATGCTTTCATCATACGCACACACACTTCATGGTTCTCTCCCGACTTGCAACAATCACACACCTTGACCTATGCATACAGGAGGGTCCTGAAGCCTTAATGGAGCATAACAGTCACCTAGGATCCAGGATGAAGAAAGATCACAAAGGAATCCCTTAGAGCTCTTTTGAAGAAAATGTTGGAGGGAATGGACTGTAGCACCAGAATAACAGGTCACCAAATGTCTCTCCAAGTGTATCGACGTGGTAACATCACCAATTAGATAGCAACACCAACTAATTAATTAGCATCAATAGTGGGTATGATATGATTATTTAATGAGGATAGACTTGTGGAAAGTTCAATAATATCAGTAAAAAGTTTCAAATTGTAAAAAACATGTGCAAATTGTAAAAATCAATTAATAGTGGGTATGATATTGCTTGCATGTTGTGGTTGCACAAGCACTAGAAACTTAACCAAGAAAGCAAAAGAGTGGTTCACCTATAAGCACATGCAGGCTTGGGCTTAGCAATATGGGACTGAGCCCTTACACGTCACACGTTCCCTACATCCCCTCTTGTGAGTAAAAAGGTTGTTTTTGTGACTCAGATTGTGGTCATGTAGGTTGCAAAGGAGTAACTTTATATTTGCCAAGAGACACGTTCCATGGAGACAAACTATTAAGTATATAAACGTTTCCGACAGAAtataatagaaaacaaaattattCTATGTACAGATTAGCAAGAAAATCCATTAAGAAATTAACCTTTTCTATTGAAATTAAAGGCTGGAAAGTCATATTTGCTAACCTGTTATGTTGTAAAAGTTTTGTATTGGTTTTAACATTTatttgtatagctataattttttgCAATCATGTATTTTTGGATATTATTATTTCAACTTTGTCTTCTTCTGCTAGCAGTTTTGTTGTTTTGGATTTTGATTGGGTGCACTCTTTCTATGTGCTCAAGGTCAAAGCAGGCAGCGCATATCATAGTTGTTGTGTCATCGTGAAAAACATGCAAAGATGTGTTTATGCTATCCCAAAAGATTCTGTTTTTGACAGCAAAACCATAGCTGAGTTTGAGACGGATACTCCTGATTCTCGAAACTCAGAAGCAGCTCTCCGAACAACTCTGCAAGTAAGTCTACACATTTGCATGGCATTATAACATGAACATGATAGCACCTTCTTTTCTTTTGCAATTGAGATATATGGAATGATCCAACTTTTGATATTCATACACTTTTCACAGGAGATGGCATCTGGAATAAAGAGTGAAATTGCAAAACGATTGCTGGATCTGAATGTATCAACTTTTAGCATGGCACCGGTTAAGGTTTGTGGAAGTCCATGCTTGTTTTCTTTATAGATGAACACAACGTCTATGGGCTTCCATCTTATAACTCTATAATGACTGATCATAAACTGGAAATTTTCAGCGGAGCTATGCCTTTGAGCGGTCTGATATTCCTACTGGTGAACAGTATGTTGTCAAGATCAACTACCCATTTAAGGTATCTCAGTtgaaatgcttttttttttttcatgaatctCATTCTCTTGCTTCTAAATGTTATGGTACTGCTCATTGGCTAATGTATCTGTGAGAATAAGAATATCATAAGCTGATCAAATTCCTCAGAATAACGTGATATGGAATTTTCCTTGATTTTGCTGATTTTGGATTTTTGTCCAGCAGTGGTGGAATTTGCTTATCAGGAAATctgaattaagaactcatgacttGCCTTTTATGTCCAGAGTTTCCTGATACATGATCATAAATGAATTATGTGCTAGTTCCCGAATCCAATTGCTCTGTTGTGCAACAAACATAACTAGATCCTTCCCAAGTAAGCATCACCTTATGGTTGGGTTCCTACTGATCCAGATACATGCAGAGATCATCACTATATGTTTGGGTTCACATCTGGTCCAGTTTTTAATTCAAACTTCTTCCAGTCATATTTCTTTTCTGGGGCTAGTATATTGAATTTTCACATTTTAAGTAAACACCTATTCTAATTTAGTTGGATGTATATTTTCTCAGTTGAGATGGGTCtttatgttatgaatcttatGTTGCTCTTCACTTTTAAGATTGTTTGATATTAATCTCATACTACAATTGTGCAATTTGGAGCACGTATCTTCTTTCATATTTTGTTTCAAAAACTGATGCTACAAGATTTGGTGCACAATCATTTGACTGCAGAGAGAATGTGCCTCGATTTACTGTTTGGAAGCTGCTGTTTGGATGTGGTCTAATATCTGATCATTTTTATAATAATCAAAAGGCTTCCTTCTATCTTAAAATCAAAAAGCTTCCTTCTGTCAAAAGGCTTC comes from Musa acuminata AAA Group cultivar baxijiao chromosome BXJ3-3, Cavendish_Baxijiao_AAA, whole genome shotgun sequence and encodes:
- the LOC103979107 gene encoding probable serine/threonine-protein kinase At1g01540, producing MAGYSSPFLNDELSKRTVIFGLHMWVIIGIGVGAAFVLLLFLISLWLASRRSTAPAAIPNMSKEIQEIHVDPSRLPDAKLLGQALQKPPLPDTEPPRASVERQALLVPAEEEGPAAQQRIHIEIGKDHRITYPERPAVGVGGSSHASGESRSVEQVSIAAPEVSHLGWGHWYTLRELEVATNMFADEKVIGEGGYGIVYHGTLEDNTQVAVKNLLNNRGQAEREFKVEVEAIGRVRHKNLVRLLGYCAEGAHRMLVYEYVDNGNLEQWLHGDVRPSSPLTWEIRMNIVLGMAKGIMYLHEGLEPKVVHRDIKSSNILLDKQWNPKVSDFGLAKLLGSERSYVTTRVMGTFGYVAPEYASTGMLNERSDVYSFGILIMEIISGRSPVDYNRPPGEVNLVEWIKTMVTNRNSEGVLDPKLPEKPSSRALKKALLVALRCVDPDAQKRPKMGHVIHMLEVDDFPYRDDRRAVRTYRDSPQEKARLLERPAVESGDSSGYESNSTVNRTTRWRKQEN